A stretch of Myceligenerans xiligouense DNA encodes these proteins:
- a CDS encoding transglutaminaseTgpA domain-containing protein — MIPAHHGALTRTVVSGALVAVATIASMFALGEIIDPGAWTLAGVVGVILTAASTSLTRWALLNRAMNRARSRPGTGRADGSGEGAARESVGDHAAERAAGTVSFLATLVGLAVASWYVLARYGTATGEMTLLVGGDEWLWVLDRFAAATDIMTMERAPVEDSLPIGMVAVAGTLLMFLVADSLAGARMPALAGLPLLVLWTPSLSIMGRIPAGTFVVAVTAALLLLTLDRSGAGFARGPSQDAAVARARRSRAWITAVSSVLVAVLALGTGAVVAAVPGVSTGFSQIFRTQGQSLELSDEFDMRAGLGTRSSAEVLTYEISAPERRGPLRERTFTAWDGRRVSWDPRDGGLVDVTAETRLVSGTETLTGGSTRLDVQISSSRDGLLPVPGGPRRLVVPPGGDGWRWDPVLDEVRSDDALAEGTRYAVEMFGRGLSPAALRAAGDGLPGNADYTSLVETEYLARTTDLALEVTDGARTRYDQAVALQNWLHHEGGFTYSPDTAPARTDDATWDFLTDRQGYCVQFSTAFFVMARSLGIPTRIGVGYLPGNDDDGDGVWSVTGQDSHSWPEVWFQGFGWVRFEPTPQVQTGPLPDYANPAAAPGPAPSEVPEEPRPTSVPEGDPEEEDPTAEADPAGAGTAGRGAAGESLPWEVWAGTAVLVLALCTGGLWLLLRRRQDSVTLDPEQAWQRVVAQLAERNVLLGPSTTLRQAPDDIAEQVRARTGSPLPDETAEGIVAIAQAAENERYAREFMSPSPTQLDELTETVSAGIAEALGTAPGTPAARVGEVLTQALRR, encoded by the coding sequence ATGATCCCGGCCCATCACGGAGCACTCACCCGCACGGTGGTGAGCGGCGCGCTGGTCGCCGTCGCGACGATCGCGTCGATGTTCGCCCTCGGGGAGATCATCGACCCGGGCGCCTGGACACTCGCCGGCGTCGTCGGCGTGATCCTGACCGCCGCGAGCACGAGCCTGACCCGGTGGGCGCTGCTGAACCGGGCGATGAACCGGGCCCGCTCCCGGCCCGGCACCGGGCGGGCCGACGGGAGCGGCGAGGGCGCCGCACGGGAGTCGGTGGGCGACCACGCGGCCGAACGGGCGGCCGGGACCGTGTCCTTCCTGGCCACCCTTGTCGGGCTGGCCGTGGCCTCCTGGTACGTCCTGGCGCGGTACGGCACCGCGACCGGTGAGATGACCCTGCTGGTCGGGGGCGACGAGTGGCTCTGGGTCCTCGACCGGTTCGCGGCCGCCACCGACATCATGACCATGGAGCGCGCGCCCGTCGAGGACAGCCTGCCCATCGGGATGGTCGCCGTCGCCGGCACGCTCCTGATGTTCCTCGTCGCCGACTCCCTCGCGGGAGCGCGGATGCCCGCCCTGGCCGGCCTCCCCCTGCTGGTGCTGTGGACGCCGTCGCTGTCGATCATGGGTCGCATCCCCGCCGGCACCTTCGTCGTGGCGGTGACCGCCGCGCTGCTGCTGCTCACCCTCGACCGGTCCGGCGCCGGGTTCGCGCGCGGGCCGAGCCAGGACGCCGCCGTCGCCCGGGCCCGACGGTCCCGGGCCTGGATCACCGCGGTCTCGTCCGTCCTCGTGGCCGTCCTCGCGCTGGGGACGGGTGCCGTGGTCGCGGCGGTCCCCGGCGTGTCCACCGGCTTCTCCCAGATCTTCCGGACGCAGGGCCAGTCCCTGGAGCTGTCCGACGAGTTCGACATGCGCGCCGGTCTCGGGACGCGGTCCTCGGCGGAGGTCCTCACCTACGAGATCTCGGCCCCGGAGCGGCGCGGACCCCTGCGGGAGCGCACGTTCACCGCCTGGGACGGCCGCCGGGTCAGCTGGGACCCGCGCGACGGCGGCCTGGTCGACGTCACCGCGGAGACGCGGCTCGTGTCCGGGACCGAGACGCTCACGGGGGGATCCACCCGCCTCGACGTGCAGATCTCCTCGAGCCGCGACGGCCTGCTGCCGGTGCCCGGCGGCCCCCGCCGGCTCGTGGTCCCCCCGGGCGGCGACGGATGGCGCTGGGACCCGGTCCTCGACGAGGTGCGCAGCGACGACGCGCTCGCCGAAGGCACCCGGTACGCCGTCGAGATGTTCGGACGCGGCCTTTCTCCCGCGGCCCTGCGCGCCGCGGGAGACGGCCTGCCGGGCAACGCCGACTACACGTCCCTGGTGGAGACGGAGTACCTCGCGCGGACCACCGACCTCGCGCTCGAGGTCACCGACGGCGCGCGCACCCGCTACGACCAGGCCGTGGCCCTGCAGAACTGGCTGCACCACGAGGGCGGGTTCACCTACTCCCCCGACACGGCACCGGCCCGGACGGACGACGCCACCTGGGACTTCCTGACCGACCGGCAGGGCTACTGCGTCCAGTTCTCGACGGCGTTCTTCGTCATGGCACGTTCGCTCGGTATCCCGACCCGCATCGGCGTCGGGTACCTGCCCGGGAACGACGACGACGGCGACGGCGTCTGGTCCGTCACCGGCCAGGACTCGCACTCCTGGCCCGAGGTGTGGTTCCAGGGTTTCGGGTGGGTCCGGTTCGAACCGACACCGCAGGTGCAGACCGGCCCGCTGCCCGACTACGCGAACCCGGCCGCCGCTCCCGGACCGGCACCCAGCGAGGTGCCCGAGGAGCCGCGCCCCACGAGCGTCCCGGAGGGCGACCCGGAGGAGGAGGACCCCACGGCCGAGGCCGATCCCGCCGGGGCCGGAACCGCCGGCCGGGGCGCCGCGGGGGAATCGCTGCCCTGGGAGGTCTGGGCCGGCACGGCCGTGCTCGTGCTGGCTCTCTGCACGGGCGGGCTCTGGCTGCTCCTGCGGCGTCGCCAGGACTCGGTGACGCTCGACCCGGAGCAGGCGTGGCAGCGTGTGGTGGCGCAGCTCGCCGAGAGGAACGTGCTGCTCGGCCCGTCCACGACGCTCCGGCAGGCGCCCGACGACATCGCGGAGCAGGTCCGGGCGCGCACGGGAAGCCCGCTGCCCGACGAGACCGCGGAAGGGATCGTCGCCATCGCGCAGGCGGCGGAGAACGAACGCTACGCCCGCGAGTTCATGTCGCCGTCGCCGACACAGCTCGACGAGCTCACCGAGACCGTCTCCGCGGGAATCGCCGAGGCCCTCGGCACCGCGCCGGGCACGCCGGCGGCCAGGGTCGGCGAGGTCCTGACCCAGGCCCTGCGCCGCTGA
- a CDS encoding DUF3040 domain-containing protein yields MPLSEYEQRVLEQMERALTSDDPRLANTLQSSGRRSVTRYVLAGVAVVVGLLLLVVGVASSSTWIGVVGFVLMFAGVVFAVAAPRRKPGPAGVVDAEGNVTPPKPGKGKDQPSGSGGWSGFLTRLEERWDRRRDQGR; encoded by the coding sequence ATGCCGCTTTCCGAGTACGAGCAGCGAGTGCTGGAGCAGATGGAGCGCGCCCTCACCTCCGACGACCCGCGTCTCGCGAACACGTTGCAGTCTTCCGGGCGCCGATCCGTCACGCGGTACGTGCTGGCCGGCGTCGCCGTCGTCGTCGGCCTGCTACTCCTGGTGGTGGGCGTCGCGTCGTCCAGCACCTGGATCGGCGTGGTGGGTTTCGTCCTCATGTTCGCGGGCGTCGTGTTCGCCGTCGCGGCCCCGCGGCGGAAGCCGGGTCCGGCGGGGGTCGTGGACGCCGAGGGCAACGTCACGCCCCCGAAGCCGGGCAAGGGCAAGGACCAGCCGTCCGGCAGCGGAGGCTGGTCGGGGTTCCTGACCCGGCTCGAGGAACGCTGGGACCGCCGTCGGGATCAGGGCCGATGA
- the dinB gene encoding DNA polymerase IV yields the protein MSRGPRSVAARRDWGSDESGCTVMHVDMDAFFASCEIARRPELRGKPVIVGGQERGVVAAATYEARAYGVKSAMSMTRARLLCPQAIVITPDFGLYSTVSRGVMEILGDVTPLVEKVSVDEAFLDVAGARRRLGEPTRIGADIRERIRAAYGVTASVGVARNKFVAKLASTHAKPDGMLLIPDAATVEFLHCLPVGALWGVGEKTEKALAAWGITTVAELAHTDLPSLQTAVGRVSGAHLHNLAWGRDLRPVVPGREEHSVGAETTFGTDVHDEAVLARRVRELADRVAARMRQQGVVARTISVKVRTSDFVTVTRSRTLDGPTDVARDIYLVSRELVASVDRHGLPVRLVGVRGERVLAREGLAAQPTLEEAADPRSGAQREAELALDAVRRKFGRSAIDLGA from the coding sequence GTGAGCCGCGGTCCGCGGTCCGTCGCCGCGCGGCGGGACTGGGGGTCGGACGAGTCCGGCTGCACGGTGATGCACGTCGACATGGACGCGTTCTTCGCCTCGTGCGAGATCGCCCGGCGGCCCGAACTGCGGGGCAAGCCGGTGATCGTGGGCGGGCAGGAGCGCGGCGTCGTGGCGGCGGCGACGTACGAGGCGCGTGCCTACGGCGTCAAATCCGCCATGTCGATGACACGTGCGCGCCTGCTGTGCCCGCAGGCGATCGTGATCACGCCGGATTTCGGCCTGTACTCGACCGTGTCACGCGGAGTGATGGAGATCCTGGGTGACGTCACGCCCCTGGTCGAGAAGGTCAGCGTGGACGAGGCGTTCCTCGACGTGGCCGGCGCGCGGAGAAGGCTCGGCGAACCCACCCGGATCGGGGCGGACATCCGGGAGCGGATCCGGGCTGCCTACGGCGTGACGGCGTCGGTCGGGGTGGCGCGGAACAAGTTCGTGGCGAAGCTCGCCTCGACGCACGCCAAGCCCGACGGGATGCTGCTGATCCCGGACGCCGCGACCGTCGAGTTCCTCCACTGCCTGCCGGTCGGCGCGCTGTGGGGTGTCGGGGAGAAGACCGAGAAGGCCCTGGCGGCGTGGGGGATCACGACGGTCGCGGAACTGGCGCACACCGACCTGCCGAGCCTGCAGACCGCCGTCGGGCGGGTGAGCGGGGCGCACCTCCACAACCTGGCCTGGGGCCGGGACCTCCGGCCGGTGGTGCCCGGCCGCGAGGAGCACAGCGTCGGGGCGGAGACGACGTTCGGTACCGACGTGCATGACGAGGCCGTGCTGGCGCGGCGGGTCCGGGAGCTCGCGGACCGGGTCGCGGCCCGGATGCGGCAGCAGGGCGTGGTGGCCCGCACGATCTCGGTCAAGGTGCGCACCAGCGACTTCGTCACGGTGACGCGGTCGCGGACCCTCGACGGGCCGACCGACGTGGCCCGGGACATCTACCTCGTGTCCCGGGAGCTGGTCGCTTCGGTGGACCGGCACGGCCTGCCGGTACGGCTCGTGGGCGTGCGTGGCGAACGCGTGCTCGCGCGGGAGGGGCTGGCCGCCCAGCCGACCCTGGAGGAAGCCGCCGACCCCCGCTCCGGTGCCCAGCGTGAGGCCGAGCTCGCGCTGGACGCCGTGCGCCGGAAGTTCGGCCGGTCCGCGATCGACCTGGGAGCCTGA
- a CDS encoding SAV_6107 family HEPN domain-containing protein, producing the protein MTQGRGSDVVAASTRVPRPVPPGVRALLRRADAELAQAHAAPRPEDRFRHAHLAAIRAAAAVLALRGRPSARSGARTVWEMLVRVEPDLAPWSGYFASGASLRAAVDAGRTGEVDASRADEIVACAEDFRDEVAMLADPDAAFAHRPHLRLVPEAS; encoded by the coding sequence ATGACCCAGGGCAGGGGATCGGATGTCGTCGCCGCGAGCACGCGGGTGCCGCGGCCCGTGCCTCCCGGCGTCCGTGCGCTGCTGCGCCGGGCGGACGCGGAACTGGCGCAGGCGCACGCCGCGCCCCGGCCGGAGGACCGATTCCGGCACGCCCATCTCGCGGCCATCCGTGCGGCGGCCGCGGTCCTGGCGCTCCGCGGGCGCCCGTCGGCGCGATCGGGGGCCCGCACGGTCTGGGAGATGCTCGTCCGGGTCGAACCGGACCTGGCGCCCTGGTCCGGCTACTTCGCCTCCGGCGCGTCGCTCCGCGCGGCGGTGGACGCCGGGCGCACCGGCGAGGTGGACGCCTCCCGCGCGGACGAGATCGTGGCGTGCGCGGAGGACTTCCGCGACGAGGTGGCGATGCTGGCGGACCCGGACGCGGCCTTCGCGCACCGTCCGCATCTGCGGCTCGTGCCGGAGGCGTCGTGA
- a CDS encoding spermidine synthase — protein MARRKTHPARRTPSNTGTLTFPTGPVPISTGTAEVIRDPDRPDHVTLHVNGVPSSSLDLGDPGFLDFEYMQQMAAVVGLLPAGPLRVLHLGAAGSALARYVEHERPGSRQLGVDLDARLIELVREWFALPRAPRLRLRADDAGRALAGVHPESFDVVIRDVFAGDATPGHLVGTRFAHTARRALRPGGVLLLNCADRPPLTVTRQELASLAEVFGPSAAVSGRLAAVAEPAILKGRRYGNVVLAAVRSGPGHTDLRDPALGRALRTLAVPATLLAGEDATRLAGTAPPLATAPDPTAPDPAAPAHG, from the coding sequence ATGGCCCGCCGCAAGACCCACCCCGCCCGACGCACCCCATCGAACACCGGGACACTGACATTCCCCACCGGGCCGGTCCCGATCAGCACCGGAACCGCGGAGGTGATTCGCGACCCGGATCGTCCCGATCACGTGACGCTGCACGTCAACGGGGTGCCGAGCTCGAGCCTCGACCTGGGGGACCCCGGGTTCCTCGACTTCGAGTACATGCAGCAGATGGCCGCCGTCGTCGGCCTCCTGCCCGCCGGGCCCTTGCGCGTGCTCCACCTCGGCGCCGCCGGCAGCGCCCTGGCCCGGTACGTCGAGCACGAGCGGCCCGGCTCCCGGCAGCTCGGCGTCGACCTCGACGCCCGCCTGATCGAGCTCGTGCGGGAGTGGTTCGCGCTTCCCCGCGCGCCCCGCCTGCGCCTGCGGGCCGACGACGCGGGCCGCGCGCTGGCGGGCGTGCACCCGGAGTCGTTCGACGTGGTGATCCGGGACGTCTTCGCCGGCGACGCCACCCCCGGCCACCTCGTCGGCACCCGCTTCGCGCACACGGCCCGGCGGGCGCTGCGGCCCGGCGGCGTCCTGCTCCTGAACTGCGCGGACCGGCCGCCGCTGACCGTCACGCGCCAGGAGCTCGCGAGCCTCGCCGAGGTCTTCGGCCCGTCGGCGGCGGTGTCCGGACGCCTGGCGGCGGTCGCCGAGCCCGCGATCCTCAAGGGGCGCAGGTACGGCAACGTGGTGCTGGCGGCGGTCCGGAGCGGTCCCGGGCACACCGACCTCCGGGACCCCGCCCTCGGGCGGGCCCTGCGCACGCTGGCCGTGCCCGCCACGCTGCTGGCCGGGGAGGACGCCACGCGCCTCGCCGGCACCGCGCCTCCCCTCGCGACGGCACCGGACCCGACGGCACCGGACCCGGCCGCCCCGGCACACGGCTGA
- a CDS encoding cold-shock protein: protein MAQGSVKWFNAEKGYGFIAQDGGGADVFVHYSAIETQGYKSLEEAQRVEFEITQGPKGPQAEQVVPL from the coding sequence ATGGCGCAGGGTTCTGTGAAGTGGTTCAACGCGGAGAAGGGGTACGGGTTCATCGCCCAGGACGGCGGCGGTGCCGACGTCTTCGTGCACTACTCCGCGATCGAGACGCAGGGTTACAAGTCGCTCGAGGAGGCCCAGCGGGTCGAGTTCGAGATCACGCAGGGCCCCAAGGGGCCGCAGGCGGAGCAGGTCGTCCCGCTCTGA
- a CDS encoding proteasome assembly chaperone family protein: MLDPQKIYEVDEAAVARTLSAHAPGDELPGAGPGSEVAERRGVAGRGEGPVLVHSMRGFVDAGAAGQIAVEHLVGELATERLVTFDIDQLLDYRSKRGTMTFDSDRWVGYDAPELAIDHVTDKDGTGFLLLHGAEPDLQWERVVAAVEQLVRRFGVSLAVGVHGIPMGVPHTRPMSLTAHATRSGLIEDYTSWFGSVKVPGSLASLLELRLGEAGHDALGFTMHVPHYLAQSHYPPAAVVALQHIERTTGLALGIGALDAAAVDARIEVEQQVAESGEIAAVVRALEEQYDAFSRSIGRPNLLAESAPLPTADEIGAEFERFLAQQDGAGD; this comes from the coding sequence GTGCTGGATCCGCAGAAAATCTACGAGGTTGACGAGGCCGCCGTGGCGCGGACCCTGAGCGCGCACGCCCCCGGCGACGAGCTCCCCGGGGCCGGTCCAGGCTCCGAGGTGGCGGAGCGTCGCGGCGTCGCGGGGCGGGGCGAGGGCCCGGTCCTGGTCCACTCGATGCGCGGGTTCGTGGACGCGGGCGCGGCGGGACAGATCGCCGTCGAGCACCTCGTCGGCGAACTGGCCACCGAGCGCCTGGTGACCTTCGACATCGACCAGTTGCTCGACTACCGCAGCAAGCGCGGCACGATGACGTTCGACAGCGACCGCTGGGTCGGGTACGACGCCCCGGAACTCGCGATCGACCACGTGACCGACAAGGACGGGACGGGCTTCCTGCTCCTGCACGGCGCCGAGCCGGACCTGCAGTGGGAGCGGGTCGTCGCGGCCGTGGAGCAGCTCGTGCGCCGGTTCGGCGTGAGCCTCGCGGTGGGTGTGCACGGGATTCCGATGGGCGTGCCGCACACCCGGCCGATGTCGCTGACCGCGCATGCCACGAGGTCGGGGCTGATCGAGGACTACACGTCGTGGTTCGGGTCGGTCAAGGTGCCCGGGTCGCTGGCGTCCCTGCTCGAGCTGCGGCTCGGCGAGGCCGGCCACGACGCGCTCGGGTTCACGATGCACGTGCCGCACTACCTGGCGCAGTCGCACTACCCGCCGGCGGCGGTGGTGGCCCTGCAGCACATCGAGCGCACGACCGGCCTGGCGCTGGGGATCGGCGCCCTCGACGCCGCGGCGGTCGACGCCCGGATCGAGGTGGAGCAGCAGGTGGCGGAGTCGGGTGAGATCGCGGCCGTGGTCAGGGCGCTCGAGGAGCAGTACGACGCCTTCTCCCGGTCGATCGGCCGGCCGAACCTGCTCGCGGAGTCCGCTCCGCTGCCCACCGCCGACGAGATCGGCGCGGAGTTCGAGCGTTTCCTCGCCCAGCAGGACGGGGCCGGCGACTAG
- a CDS encoding response regulator: MEDRRPIEILLVEDDPGDVLMTQEAFAEHETPVNVSVAGDGVAALEFLRKQGRWADAPEPDLVLLDLNLPRMDGMEVLAVVKNDPMLRHIPIVVLTTSDAQEDVVGSYSLHANAYVTKPVDFDKFQAVVRQIDEFFVSTVLRPGH; encoded by the coding sequence GTGGAAGACCGTAGGCCGATCGAGATCCTCCTGGTCGAGGACGACCCTGGCGACGTGCTGATGACGCAGGAGGCGTTCGCGGAGCACGAGACCCCGGTGAACGTCTCGGTGGCCGGCGACGGCGTGGCCGCGCTCGAGTTCCTGCGCAAGCAGGGACGGTGGGCCGACGCCCCCGAGCCCGACCTCGTGCTCCTGGACCTCAACCTTCCCCGGATGGACGGCATGGAGGTCCTCGCCGTCGTGAAGAACGATCCGATGCTGCGGCACATCCCGATCGTGGTGCTCACCACGTCGGACGCGCAGGAGGACGTCGTCGGGTCGTATTCGCTGCACGCGAACGCGTACGTGACCAAGCCGGTGGACTTCGACAAGTTCCAGGCCGTGGTGCGGCAGATCGACGAGTTCTTCGTCTCGACGGTGCTGCGCCCCGGACACTAG
- a CDS encoding sensor histidine kinase, with translation MTVLPEPWERPLAQVSMRRRLIRLQGSVATAIVLALIVALLAWSQAAQASKLLEGAYFDALADGDQARLALVDAEPSVRSYYATCSPEVLQPYRRTAADPDLLGLDIDQRILDAHPEVARARERATRSTTAWLDDFARPTVAAIDEARVAALDGREDSEEDREEARAECVEEAELTVPPVTAGRASVARARDDVEEYLEALSEARAVTLAERQSWDAVLVGAIMTLALVVVLLGTLMWLALETWVIKPAAILTRAVRTVAAGSIETEIRPVGAGEIMSLSLHVEGMRRELLHHMEDMRLAQQEVENAHVMLTDQARELERSNRDLEHFAYVASHDLQEPLRKVAGFSQMLQQRYGDSLDDKAHQYIEFAVDGAKRMQELIKDLLSFSRVGRSGEEHAAVDLDEVLGRVEADLSERIAEAGATITHDPLPTVRGEPRLLHQVLANLLSNALKFREPERDPAVHIEVRSMRTAWEISVVDNGIGIEPQYADRVFVIFQRLHPRGEYSGTGIGLALVKRIVEHHGGHIWIEPTEGGGTTVRFTLARTMTSAGGRRTSTERAQSTTLG, from the coding sequence ATGACCGTCCTGCCGGAGCCCTGGGAGAGGCCACTCGCCCAGGTGTCGATGCGTCGCAGGCTGATACGGCTCCAGGGCTCGGTGGCGACCGCCATCGTCCTCGCGCTGATCGTCGCGCTGCTCGCCTGGTCACAGGCGGCACAGGCCAGCAAGCTCCTCGAAGGGGCGTACTTCGACGCCCTCGCCGACGGCGACCAGGCGCGGCTGGCGCTCGTGGACGCCGAACCGTCGGTCCGCTCCTACTACGCGACCTGCAGCCCCGAGGTGCTCCAGCCGTACCGCCGGACCGCCGCCGACCCGGACCTGCTCGGTCTGGACATCGACCAGCGGATCCTCGACGCCCACCCGGAGGTCGCCAGGGCCCGGGAGCGCGCCACCCGGTCGACGACCGCGTGGCTGGACGACTTCGCGCGCCCGACCGTCGCGGCGATCGACGAGGCGCGCGTCGCCGCCCTCGACGGCCGGGAGGACAGTGAGGAGGACCGCGAGGAGGCGCGCGCCGAGTGCGTCGAGGAGGCCGAGCTGACGGTGCCCCCCGTCACCGCCGGCCGGGCGAGCGTCGCGCGGGCCCGCGACGACGTGGAGGAGTACCTGGAGGCACTGAGCGAGGCGCGGGCGGTGACACTGGCCGAGCGGCAGTCCTGGGACGCGGTGCTGGTCGGCGCGATCATGACCCTGGCGCTGGTCGTGGTCCTGCTGGGGACCCTGATGTGGCTGGCCCTCGAGACGTGGGTGATCAAGCCGGCGGCCATCCTCACGCGGGCGGTGCGCACGGTGGCGGCCGGCTCGATCGAGACGGAGATCAGACCCGTGGGCGCCGGCGAGATCATGTCCTTGTCGCTGCACGTGGAGGGGATGCGCCGCGAGCTGCTGCACCACATGGAGGACATGCGCCTCGCGCAGCAGGAGGTCGAGAACGCCCACGTGATGCTCACGGACCAGGCACGTGAGCTCGAGCGCAGCAACCGGGACCTCGAGCACTTCGCGTACGTCGCGTCGCACGACCTCCAGGAGCCGCTGCGCAAGGTGGCGGGCTTCAGCCAGATGCTCCAGCAGCGTTACGGGGACTCGCTCGACGACAAGGCCCACCAGTACATCGAGTTCGCCGTCGACGGCGCCAAGCGGATGCAGGAGCTCATCAAGGACCTGCTGAGCTTCTCCCGGGTGGGCCGTTCGGGGGAGGAGCACGCCGCCGTCGACCTCGACGAGGTGCTCGGCCGGGTGGAGGCCGACCTGTCGGAGCGGATCGCGGAGGCCGGCGCGACGATCACGCACGACCCGCTGCCGACGGTGCGCGGCGAGCCGCGCCTGTTGCACCAGGTGCTGGCGAACCTGCTGTCGAACGCGCTGAAGTTCCGCGAGCCGGAGCGGGACCCGGCCGTCCACATCGAGGTGCGGTCCATGCGCACGGCGTGGGAGATCTCGGTGGTGGACAACGGGATCGGCATCGAGCCGCAGTACGCGGATCGCGTGTTCGTGATCTTCCAGCGGCTGCATCCGAGGGGTGAGTACTCGGGGACGGGTATCGGCCTGGCGCTCGTCAAACGCATCGTGGAGCATCACGGGGGCCACATCTGGATCGAGCCCACCGAGGGGGGCGGCACGACCGTGCGGTTCACCCTGGCCAGGACCATGACCTCGGCCGGAGGCCGGCGCACATCGACCGAACGCGCCCAGTCCACTACCCTCGGGTGA
- a CDS encoding PP2C family protein-serine/threonine phosphatase, with amino-acid sequence MDPAGATPRDDAVDDIPRSLPPEPPETLTLLLVEDDDADAILVTDLLARGGVRAEMHRARRVTEALRVLDTIRVDCLLLDLGLPDAVGLSALERVVAHVDSLPVPPAVVVLTGDACAGAGTTAMAVGADDYLVKGEVDGDRLARALRYATLRRRSAAQQLALYRSEVRAAETMRLERALLPEAVVRDDRISLMVGYLPGGNGLLGGDFFDAVERPDGTLMIVVGDVAGHGPDEAALGASMRTAWRTLVLSGTDPGDILPLMERVLLPERHGPEVFVTLCQVVVAAGRDVMDVYLAGHMPPLLATRGDDGTECAELTAVGRGRALGIPASGSWEASRVVLPGSWTVVLFTDGLVEAKITVDDDGTPTAPDERGHLPRLGVDGLRAVLAAELDGGSHDVVPRVLRRVRTLHGGPLADDAALLLAGWDADADAGPAERTSTLADSTEWGRE; translated from the coding sequence ATGGACCCGGCCGGGGCAACACCGCGTGACGACGCGGTCGACGACATTCCTCGCTCGCTCCCGCCGGAGCCGCCCGAGACGCTCACCCTCCTGCTCGTCGAGGACGACGACGCCGACGCCATCCTCGTGACCGACCTGCTCGCGCGCGGCGGGGTGCGCGCCGAGATGCACCGGGCGCGGCGCGTCACCGAGGCGCTGCGGGTCCTGGACACCATCCGCGTCGACTGCCTCCTCCTGGATCTCGGCCTGCCCGACGCCGTGGGCCTGAGCGCGCTGGAGCGTGTGGTCGCGCACGTGGACTCCCTGCCCGTGCCGCCGGCCGTCGTCGTCCTGACCGGCGACGCCTGCGCGGGCGCGGGGACCACGGCGATGGCGGTCGGCGCGGACGACTACCTCGTCAAGGGTGAGGTCGACGGCGACCGGCTCGCCCGGGCCCTGCGCTACGCCACGCTCCGGCGGCGCTCGGCGGCCCAGCAACTGGCGCTCTACCGCAGCGAGGTGCGTGCCGCCGAGACCATGCGCCTCGAGCGCGCGCTCCTTCCCGAGGCGGTGGTGCGCGACGACCGGATCTCGCTCATGGTCGGCTACCTGCCCGGCGGGAACGGGCTGCTCGGTGGCGACTTCTTCGACGCCGTCGAGCGTCCGGACGGGACGCTGATGATCGTCGTCGGCGACGTGGCCGGCCACGGCCCGGACGAGGCGGCGCTCGGCGCCTCGATGCGGACCGCCTGGCGCACCCTCGTGCTGTCGGGCACCGACCCCGGCGACATCCTGCCGCTCATGGAGCGGGTGCTCCTGCCCGAGCGGCACGGCCCGGAGGTGTTCGTCACGTTGTGCCAGGTCGTGGTGGCGGCAGGCCGCGATGTCATGGACGTCTACCTGGCCGGGCACATGCCCCCGCTGCTCGCGACACGTGGTGACGACGGCACGGAGTGCGCCGAGCTGACCGCCGTCGGGCGCGGCCGTGCCCTCGGGATCCCGGCGTCGGGGTCGTGGGAGGCGTCCCGGGTCGTGCTCCCCGGGTCGTGGACCGTGGTGCTCTTCACCGACGGCCTCGTCGAGGCCAAGATCACCGTGGACGACGACGGCACCCCCACCGCACCGGACGAGCGGGGGCACCTGCCGCGCCTGGGCGTCGACGGCCTGCGGGCCGTGCTGGCCGCCGAGCTCGACGGCGGGAGCCACGACGTCGTACCCCGCGTGCTGCGCCGCGTGCGGACGCTCCACGGCGGTCCGCTGGCCGACGACGCCGCGCTCCTGCTCGCGGGCTGGGACGCCGACGCCGACGCGGGCCCCGCCGAGCGCACCTCCACCCTGGCCGACTCCACCGAGTGGGGTCGCGAATGA